One window of Sulfoacidibacillus ferrooxidans genomic DNA carries:
- a CDS encoding RluA family pseudouridine synthase, with the protein MLYFEKIVTADEDGLMVKNVLSHLALSKRLRRDLLNAGHIQLNGKPIFLTSRIHTHDKITVLQVDEIEVHFPPEPIALDIAYEDEHLLVVNKQAGLLVHPTSRERTGTLASAVAFHMCSRGESYRFRPVHRLDRNTSGLLMIAKHKLAHERLSRALRKRDIHREYLSFVYGLMENDDLTIDTPIGIAQDQTVKRIVDVTGDLPSAKPAVTHVKVLCRYEQGYATKVRVILETGRTHQIRVHLSSVGHSVLGDTLYGEEISSIPFISRQALHAYQLTFVHPVTKEYIVCVSELPDDLQQLEKKLAHQVHES; encoded by the coding sequence GTGCTTTATTTCGAAAAAATTGTGACTGCAGATGAAGATGGTCTGATGGTCAAAAATGTACTTAGCCACCTTGCTTTAAGCAAAAGGCTACGCCGCGATCTACTCAATGCTGGGCATATTCAGTTAAATGGGAAGCCCATATTTTTAACAAGTCGAATTCATACTCATGACAAAATCACAGTATTACAGGTGGATGAAATAGAAGTACATTTTCCACCTGAACCAATTGCTTTAGATATCGCATATGAAGATGAGCACCTTCTTGTCGTCAATAAACAAGCTGGCTTGCTTGTTCATCCTACAAGTCGAGAACGAACGGGAACACTTGCCTCCGCCGTTGCATTTCACATGTGCAGTCGAGGAGAATCGTATCGTTTTCGTCCTGTGCATCGCCTCGATCGCAATACATCAGGATTGCTCATGATCGCTAAGCATAAACTTGCCCATGAAAGGCTATCTCGTGCTCTACGCAAGCGGGATATTCACCGCGAATATCTTTCTTTCGTGTATGGCCTTATGGAAAATGATGATTTGACTATCGATACACCAATTGGAATAGCGCAAGACCAAACGGTAAAACGCATAGTGGATGTAACTGGTGATCTTCCATCTGCCAAACCTGCAGTGACACATGTTAAAGTCTTATGTAGATATGAACAGGGATACGCAACAAAAGTACGTGTGATATTAGAAACAGGGCGAACTCATCAGATTAGAGTGCACCTTTCTTCCGTAGGGCATTCAGTTCTAGGGGATACTCTATATGGCGAGGAGATCTCTTCTATTCCATTTATATCTAGACAGGCTTTGCATGCTTATCAGCTTACCTTTGTACACCCTGTTACAAAAGAGTACATTGTATGCGTTAGTGAATTACCTGATGACTTACAACAACTCGAAAAAAAACTAGCACATCAAGTACATGAATCATAA